One Papaver somniferum cultivar HN1 chromosome 10, ASM357369v1, whole genome shotgun sequence genomic window carries:
- the LOC113317696 gene encoding protein FAR1-RELATED SEQUENCE 6-like: protein MDEETSNKETTGVVGDAEVVIDEKRESEIIEPKVGTMFNSVDEIYEFFRSYGYHMGFPVKKRTTKKSIDGILRYVTFTCGRAGKGESSSNNLVKPPTSQVGCKVKLTASLCGENKWRINTVNLEHNHGLCPSQAAYFRCNWQFGKNNKMNPEGGSDRGVNENVLNVERECRRCSGTMTRLQLGEGDAFAMQEFFMKMQTRSKDFFYSMDLDEDGRLRNVFWADGRSREAYKEFGEVVYLDTSFLANKYNIQLTSLVGVNHHGNLTLFGCGLVSSDDTGTYVWLFRTWMECMSNCAPKGIITDQDTAIKIAVEVVFPTIRHRWCLYRVMKKMPEILGELYDSISSSLQEVVYDTQSPTEFEQSWNELVEKHGLRHDEWLTGLYNGRDRWVPCFVKSNFWAGISATKRDDSINLFFDGFVNSKTTLKKFFVEQYDKALKSEVEKESQLDFRSFAKTVPCITTYEMEKQVQRVYTISKFKEFQKELTGKMYCDVISIQEGSMVSEYHIREDIVIGEAKKRMMFTISFQRNDCEVNCSCLMFQFGGILCRHAIYVLIRNDIMLLPDSYILSRWRKDVRRYYTRVKINDSWSATPEQLQYDELCLAFAKLAHWVAGDRESCRHVLEWINNQKTTLATKRLSCESNPAQK, encoded by the coding sequence ATGGATGAGGAAACCTCAAATAAGGAGACAACAGGAGTTGTTGGTGATGCTGAAGTTGTAATTGACGAGAAAAGGGAAAGTGAAATTATTGAGCCAAAGGTGGGAACGATGTTTAATAGTGTTGATGAGATTTATGAATTCTTTAGAAGCTATGGATACCATATGGGATTTCCAGTAAAGAAACGAACAACAAAGAAGAGTATAGATGGCATACTTAGATACGTGACATTTACGTGTGGACGAGCAGGAAAAGGAGAGAGTTCATCAAACAATTTAGTGAAACCACCGACGTCTCAAGTTGGATGTAAGGTGAAGTTGACGGCAAGTTTATGTGGAGAAAATAAATGGCGGATTAATACTGTTAATCTTGAACATAATCATGGGTTATGTCCTAGTCAAGCTGCGTATTTTCGATGTAATTGGCAGtttgggaaaaataataaaatgaatccaGAAGGGGGGAGTGATAGAGGTGTAAATGAGAATGTTTTGAACGTGGAAAGAGAGTGTAGGAGATGTAGTGGGACTATGACTCGTTTACAACTTGGGGAAGGAGATGCATTTGCGATGCAAGAGTTTTTTATGAAGATGCAAACACGAAGCAAAGATTTTTTCTATAGTATGGATTTGGATGAAGATGGTCGGCTGAGGAATGTGTTTTGGGCAGATGGAAGGAGTAGAGAAGCTTACAAGGAATTTGGTGAGGTAGTCTATCTTGACACCTCATTTTTGGCAAACAAGTATAATATTCAGTTGACATCCCTTGTTGGGGTTAATCATCATGGCAACCTAACTTTGTTTGGATGCGGGTTGGTTTCATCTGATGATACCGGGACTTACGTGTGGTTATTTAGGACCTGGATGGAATGTATGTCCAACTGTGCTCCTAAAGGAATAATAACTGACCAAGACACAGCCATAAAAATTGCAGTTGAGGTCGTTTTCCCTACTATTAGGCATCGGTGGTGTTTGTATCGTGTAATGAAAAAGATGCCTGAAATATTAGGCGAACTTTATGATTCTATCAGTTCTTCTTTGCAAGAAGTGGTATATGATACACAAAGCCCAACAGAATTTGAACAAAGTTGGAATGAGCTGGTTGAAAAGCATGGATTGCGTCATGATGAATGGTTGACTGGATTATACAATGGGAGGGATCGTTGGGTACCATGTTTTGTAAAATCCAACTTTTGGGCAGGGATTTCGGCCACTAAGCGTGATGATAGTATAAATTTGTTCTTTGATGGATTTGTCAATTCAAAAACAactttgaagaaattttttgtggAACAGTATGATAAGGCACTGAAGAGTGAAGTGGAAAAAGAGAGTCAGCTAGATTTTAGGTCATTTGCTAAAACAGTGCCTTGTATAACTACTTACGAAATGGAGAAGCAAGTGCAAAGGGTTTACACCATCTCAAAATTTAAAGAATTTCAGAAAGAGTTGACAGGAAAGATGTATTGTGATGTAATATCCATTCAAGAAGGTTCCATGGTCTCGGAGTATCACATACGAGAGGACATTGTGATTGGAGAAGCTAAAAAGAGAATGATGTTTACGATCTCATTTCAGAGGAATGACTGTGAAGTTAATTGCAGTTGTCTCATGTTTCAATTTGGAGGGATACTATGCAGACATGCAATATATGTATTAATCCGCAATGATATTATGTTGCTTCCAGACAGTTACATATTAAGCAGATGGAGGAAAGATGTCAGGAGATATTACACAAGGGTCAAAATTAATGACAGTTGGTCTGCCACTCCTGAACAGCTGCAGTATGATGAGTTATGTCTCGCATTTGCAAAGCTTGCACACTGGGTAGCTGGGGACAGAGAAAGTTGTAGACATGTTTTGGAGTGGATAAACAATCAGAAAACGACACTGGCTACAAAAAGATTAAGTTGTGAAAGTAACCCAGCTCAGAAATGA
- the LOC113317698 gene encoding probable polygalacturonase At1g80170: MERVFLIFSFLILFIGAHVVVAEEVRPDNSVIFEDEFIGNLDIDLEDDIEGDFLEMPGWESRGGGKVLVNVDSFGAVGDGISDDTQAFVSAWEKVCSTQKSVLLVPERKIYLVNATRFKGPCADKLIVRIDGTIVAPDEPNNWDKQNPRIWLNFSKLKRISFQGKGVIDGSGQKWWDSSCKRNTTNPCREAPSALTIDTSSAVNVKGLTIQNGQQMNFVISHCDNVRITNVKVSAPGTSPNTDGIHITKSTNVGVLNCKIGTGDDCISIVNGSTGIKMKNIYCGPGHGISIGSLGKDNSTGVVSGVVVNTAFLKGTTNGLRIKTWQGGSGFVRAVRYENVRMEDVANPIIIDQFYCDSPKSCKNQTSAVEISQIVYRNISGTSKTAKAMKFACSDTVPCKNIVLNNVNLEREDGTAETYCNSAMGFHYGMVRPSADCLADKILETSLIKSYDKDPIHTEL; this comes from the exons ATGGAGAGAGTATTCTTAATCTTTTCCTTTCTTATACTGTTCATTGGAGCTCATGTAGTAGTTGCAGAAGAGGTCAGACCTGACAATTCAGTGATTTTCGAAGATGAGTTTATAGGAAACCTTGATATTGATCTTGAAGATGATATTGAAGGAGATTTTCTGGAGATGCCAGGATGGGAAAGCCGAGGTGGTGGTAAGGTTCTTGTGAATGTAGATAGTTTTGGTGCAGTTGGAGATGGAATCTCTGATGATACTCag GCCTTTGTCAGTGCATGGGAGAAAGTATGTTCTACACAAAAATCAGTTTTACTAGTGCCTGAACGAAAGATCTATCTTGTGAATGCTACCAGATTTAAGGGACCATGTGCTGATAAATTAATTGTTCGG ATAGATGGAACAATTGTAGCACCAGATGAGCCAAATAACTGGGATAAACAGAACCCCAGGATCTGGCTTAATTTCTCCAAACTTAAGAGAATAAGTTTTCAAGGTAAGGGTGTTATTGATGGCTCAGGTCAAAAGTGGTGGGATTCATCTTGCAAACGAAACACGACAAAT CCGTGCAGAGAAGCACCATCG GCACTGACAATCGACACTAGCTCGGCAGTGAATGTGAAGGGTCTTACCATACAGAACGGCCAACAAATGAATTTTGTCATCTCTCACTGTGACAACGTGCGTATAACCAATGTCAAAGTCTCTGCACCAGGAACCAGCCCAAACACCGACGGTATCCATATCACTAAATCGACCAATGTTGGGGTGCTGAACTGCAAAATCGGAACAG GGGATGATTGTATCTCCATAGTTAATGGAAGTACAGGAATCAAGATGAAGAATATTTACTGTGGCCCCGGCCACGGAATCAG CATAGGGAGCCTCGGAAAAGACAACAGCACAGGCGTAGTCTCAGGCGTGGTTGTGAACACAGCATTTCTTAAGGGAACAACGAATGGACTCAGGATTAAAACCTGGCAG GGTGGGTCTGGGTTCGTTCGTGCAGTACGTTATGAGAACGTGAGGATGGAGGACGTTGCCAACCCTATCATCATTGACCAGTTCTACTGCGATTCGCCCAAGAGTTGCAAAAATCAG ACGTCAGCTGTGGAAATTAGCCAAATCGTATACCGAAACATCTCAGGAACATCAAAGACGGCAAAGGCGATGAAATTTGCCTGCAGCGACACAGTACCTTGTAAAAACATTGTCCTAAACAACGTAAAccttgaaagagaagatggaacaGCAGAGACTTACTGTAATTCTGCGATGGGCTTCCACTATGGGATGGTCCGACCTTCCGCTGACTGCCTGGCTGATAAGATACTAGAAACTTCACTCATAAAGTCTTATGATAAAGATCCCATACACACTGAACTCTGA